Proteins from a genomic interval of Actinoalloteichus hymeniacidonis:
- a CDS encoding nucleoside hydrolase yields the protein MTDIRLIVDTDPGVDDAMALLYLAAQRERVELVSVGSVHGNLGARPGAENALRILEVAGLGSVPVAVGADRPLDFSYLPSGQFVHGADGLSGAAGPAASARPVAENAAVRLVRLCRENPGELTVLALGPLTNLALALHLEPELPNLVRSVVWMGGAIDAPGNITAHAEANAAHDPLAADQVLGAGFPLTVVPLDVTRRVWADADWWASIAAATGARAKAMTAWSRQYLRANSEFEKHRGGPGTLCHDPVAAILLLEPELAEYERHPVLVEFAGGQTRGATLVDRRGYITPADASAGRPSVRIATDIDVRPCLGRLQAALSAED from the coding sequence ATGACCGACATCAGACTGATCGTGGACACCGATCCCGGAGTCGACGACGCGATGGCCCTGCTCTACCTCGCGGCACAGCGCGAACGGGTGGAGCTCGTCTCGGTCGGCAGCGTGCACGGCAACCTGGGAGCGCGACCGGGCGCCGAGAACGCCCTGCGCATCCTGGAGGTAGCCGGGCTGGGTTCGGTGCCCGTCGCGGTCGGCGCCGATCGGCCGTTGGATTTCTCGTACCTCCCCTCGGGGCAGTTCGTCCACGGTGCGGATGGGCTCTCGGGCGCGGCCGGACCCGCCGCCTCGGCCCGTCCTGTCGCCGAGAACGCCGCAGTCCGGCTGGTCCGGTTATGCCGCGAGAATCCGGGCGAACTGACGGTGCTGGCCCTCGGCCCGCTTACGAACCTTGCCCTGGCGCTGCACCTGGAACCCGAACTGCCGAACCTGGTGCGGTCGGTGGTCTGGATGGGCGGCGCCATCGACGCACCCGGCAACATCACCGCCCACGCGGAGGCCAACGCGGCCCACGACCCGCTGGCCGCAGACCAGGTGCTGGGCGCGGGTTTCCCGCTGACGGTCGTCCCCCTGGACGTGACCCGCCGGGTATGGGCCGACGCCGACTGGTGGGCGTCGATCGCCGCCGCCACGGGCGCACGAGCCAAGGCCATGACGGCCTGGTCCCGCCAGTATCTGCGGGCAAACAGCGAGTTCGAGAAGCATCGCGGCGGGCCGGGAACGCTGTGCCACGACCCGGTGGCCGCGATCCTGTTGCTCGAACCCGAGCTGGCGGAGTACGAGAGGCACCCGGTTCTCGTCGAATTCGCGGGCGGTCAGACCAGGGGGGCCACACTGGTGGACCGACGGGGTTACATCACGCCTGCCGACGCCTCCGCAGGCCGACCCTCGGTGCGCATCGCCACCGATATCGACGTCCGACCCTGCCTGGGCCGGTTGCAGGCAGCATTGTCGGCCGAGGACTAG
- a CDS encoding sensor histidine kinase — protein MTDGGRGGLLRLFRRHGDVLVAVGVAVIVVGGTLLGHRSVDAESALGLPGWSIVVLACAALLVRRRFPLSVAVLTLALCNVYYPLFTVDGPLLLTFAVALYTVSSTGRLAVAIILAICAMLTVGYLEAGVQYRNLDDAAIFLLAGWLVAVIAIGTVQHNRLALLHETRRRAAIAERGRLEENRRLASEERLRIARELHDALGHNISLINVQAGAALHRFDEDPEQARAALDAVKQTSRTALRELRDTLGILRRADAEAAPTAPNVDRVPELIEQARSTGLEVTEVVIGTRRPLPDEVDLAAYRIVQEALTNVGRHAAADTARVEVVYGDEDVRVTIDDDGRGGDPVPGNGLRGMAERARALGGELTIGARRDGGFRVTALLPTGTAG, from the coding sequence ATGACGGACGGTGGTCGCGGCGGGCTCCTGCGGCTGTTCCGTCGCCACGGCGACGTGCTGGTCGCGGTCGGTGTGGCCGTGATCGTCGTCGGTGGCACCCTGTTGGGGCACCGATCCGTCGATGCCGAGTCGGCGCTGGGCCTCCCCGGATGGTCGATCGTCGTGCTGGCCTGTGCGGCCCTGCTCGTCCGGCGCAGATTCCCGCTGTCGGTCGCGGTGCTCACCCTCGCACTGTGCAACGTGTACTACCCGCTGTTCACCGTGGACGGGCCGCTGCTGCTGACCTTCGCGGTGGCGCTCTACACGGTGTCCTCGACCGGGCGACTGGCGGTGGCGATCATCCTGGCGATCTGCGCGATGCTGACCGTCGGTTACCTGGAGGCGGGCGTCCAGTACCGCAACCTGGACGACGCCGCGATCTTCCTGCTCGCCGGGTGGCTGGTGGCCGTCATCGCGATCGGAACCGTCCAGCACAACCGGCTCGCGCTGCTGCACGAGACGCGCAGGCGAGCGGCCATCGCCGAACGCGGCAGGCTGGAGGAGAACCGCAGACTCGCCAGCGAGGAACGACTGCGGATCGCCAGGGAGCTGCATGACGCGCTCGGGCACAACATCTCCCTGATCAACGTGCAGGCGGGCGCGGCACTGCACCGTTTCGACGAGGACCCCGAACAGGCCAGGGCCGCCCTCGACGCGGTCAAGCAGACCAGCCGGACCGCGTTGCGGGAACTGCGCGACACCCTGGGCATCCTGCGGCGGGCCGACGCCGAGGCCGCACCGACGGCCCCGAACGTGGATCGGGTGCCCGAACTCATCGAACAGGCCCGGTCCACCGGGCTGGAGGTGACGGAGGTGGTGATCGGTACCCGCAGGCCGTTGCCCGACGAGGTCGATCTGGCCGCCTACCGCATCGTCCAGGAGGCGCTGACCAACGTGGGCAGGCATGCGGCCGCCGACACCGCACGCGTGGAGGTCGTCTATGGAGACGAGGATGTCCGGGTGACGATCGACGACGACGGACGCGGCGGGGATCCGGTGCCGGGCAACGGTCTGCGTGGGATGGCGGAACGTGCTCGGGCCCTGGGCGGCGAGCTCACCATCGGTGCCCGACGTGACGGCGGCTTTCGCGTGACGGCGCTCCTGCCCACCGGGACAGCCGGATGA
- a CDS encoding DUF5957 family protein: MPVASRRSARMRCCVETIRPTERCSRWMSSADRQDGRRESREEPRLVRTALAIMIGLFLGFFGGLVSAQVLDLIHRLVEGIPADLQLRRFLPLTFASVGALVAPVLAGIRMRRRTTDPGPRRAHPARCFGNTFRGSTRTPHTRSRGTTWCQFCEKTRSGPS; encoded by the coding sequence ATGCCGGTCGCATCGCGGCGATCGGCTCGGATGCGGTGCTGCGTCGAGACGATCCGACCTACCGAGAGGTGTTCACGGTGGATGTCGTCCGCTGATCGACAGGATGGCCGTCGCGAGAGCCGAGAGGAGCCGCGGCTCGTGCGGACCGCGCTGGCGATCATGATCGGGCTGTTCCTCGGCTTCTTCGGCGGTCTGGTGTCGGCACAGGTTCTCGACCTGATCCACCGTCTCGTCGAGGGCATTCCGGCCGATCTTCAGTTGCGTCGGTTCCTCCCCCTGACGTTCGCATCGGTGGGCGCACTGGTCGCGCCGGTGCTCGCCGGTATCCGGATGCGGCGGCGAACCACCGATCCCGGTCCGCGGCGAGCGCATCCGGCGCGATGCTTCGGGAACACCTTCCGAGGATCGACGCGGACCCCTCACACCAGATCGCGCGGGACGACGTGGTGCCAGTTCTGCGAGAAGACCCGGTCCGGTCCCTCATAG
- a CDS encoding response regulator transcription factor, whose protein sequence is MIRVLLVDDQHLVRAGFRSILDGEPDIEVVAEAADGHGALRLAAEHRPDVVLMDVRMPELDGLAATRRLAEDPRLSATRVVILTTFDLDDYVYDALRAGAAGFLVKDTEPMELIHAVRVVARGDALIAPSTTRRLIAEIAGRRRAPAPPPLLDRLTEREREVLVLVGEGLSNDEIATRLVLSPATAKTHVSRIMTKLHARDRAQLVVLAYESGVITPRWLS, encoded by the coding sequence ATGATCCGAGTGCTGTTGGTGGACGACCAACACCTGGTGCGCGCGGGCTTCCGCTCCATCCTGGACGGCGAGCCCGATATCGAGGTGGTGGCCGAGGCCGCCGACGGGCACGGGGCGCTGCGGCTGGCGGCCGAGCATCGGCCGGACGTGGTGTTGATGGATGTCCGGATGCCCGAGCTGGACGGACTGGCGGCGACCCGGCGGCTCGCCGAGGATCCACGGCTGAGCGCCACCAGGGTCGTCATCCTCACCACCTTCGATCTGGACGACTACGTCTACGACGCCCTGCGCGCGGGCGCCGCCGGTTTCCTGGTGAAGGACACCGAGCCGATGGAGTTGATCCACGCCGTGCGGGTGGTCGCCCGAGGTGACGCGCTCATCGCGCCCTCGACGACCCGTCGGTTGATCGCCGAGATCGCGGGGCGTCGTCGAGCGCCTGCCCCGCCGCCACTGCTGGACAGGCTCACCGAGCGGGAACGCGAGGTGCTGGTGCTGGTCGGTGAGGGGTTGTCCAACGACGAGATCGCCACCCGGCTGGTGCTCAGCCCCGCCACGGCCAAGACCCACGTCAGCCGCATCATGACGAAACTGCACGCCAGGGACCGGGCGCAGCTCGTGGTGCTGGCCTACGAGTCCGGGGTGATCACGCCCCGCTGGTTGAGCTGA
- the cydC gene encoding thiol reductant ABC exporter subunit CydC: MIALLRASGLYRLSLAAIAGVLAELCAVALTATAGWLITTAAGQPPLAALGTAIVAVRAFAVFRGGLRYVERLAGHEVALRAVAGLRSRVYAAMVRGAGNRDGDALSTMVADVDSVQDLVLRVLLPMVSAGAVGSGVLLLCVSLLPASAIPAGIGLLLVGVALPLWVAVALRRTGAALARARAELAEHALDMVDGDRELLAFGAMDRVRAQGDLLLARLAAIDRRAAAVTSTATAVGLFLQGATTLSVALVALRSGADETLTAVVTLAVLAAFEGILPSVDVAHRFVELRPSARRIAALLRTPPGAPPREPVAAEAGITLTEVEIRYPQAATPALSGVDLRIPPGSAVAVVGASGAGKSTLLAAMTGLIEPSAGHIAVPEIRSMTQDAHVFGTSVRANLLLARPDADERTLHEAVAMAGLTEVIELLPQGVNTVVGEGGHRLSGGQRQRLLLARALLARPAVLLLDEPTEGLAPEAADAVLAEVLASRRGRTTVVVTHRAESLSLFDTVVLLDAGRIAAIGSDAVLRRDDPTYREVFTVDVVR; encoded by the coding sequence ATGATCGCCCTGTTGCGTGCCTCGGGGCTCTACCGGCTGTCGCTCGCCGCCATCGCCGGTGTCCTCGCCGAACTGTGTGCCGTGGCGTTGACCGCCACGGCCGGTTGGTTGATCACCACCGCCGCCGGTCAGCCGCCGTTGGCCGCCCTGGGTACCGCGATCGTGGCTGTCCGGGCCTTCGCGGTCTTCCGGGGTGGTCTCCGCTACGTCGAGCGGCTCGCGGGACACGAGGTGGCGTTGCGTGCCGTCGCCGGACTGCGGTCCCGGGTGTACGCGGCGATGGTGCGCGGGGCGGGCAACCGCGACGGCGACGCGTTGTCGACCATGGTCGCCGACGTCGACAGCGTGCAGGACCTCGTGTTGCGTGTGCTGTTGCCGATGGTCTCGGCCGGGGCGGTCGGCTCCGGAGTGCTGTTGCTCTGTGTTTCGCTGCTGCCCGCCTCGGCCATCCCGGCCGGCATCGGCCTGCTGCTCGTCGGTGTCGCCCTCCCGCTGTGGGTGGCGGTGGCGTTGCGTCGGACCGGTGCGGCGCTGGCCCGGGCCCGCGCGGAGTTGGCGGAGCACGCGCTGGACATGGTCGACGGTGACCGCGAACTGCTGGCCTTCGGTGCCATGGATCGAGTCAGGGCGCAGGGCGATCTGCTGTTGGCCCGGCTGGCCGCGATCGACCGGCGGGCAGCGGCGGTGACCTCGACGGCCACCGCTGTCGGGTTGTTCCTTCAGGGCGCCACGACCCTGTCGGTGGCCTTGGTCGCTCTGCGCTCCGGCGCCGACGAGACGCTGACCGCCGTCGTGACCCTGGCCGTTCTCGCCGCATTCGAGGGGATCCTGCCGTCGGTCGACGTGGCGCACCGGTTCGTGGAGCTACGGCCGTCCGCACGTCGCATCGCGGCGTTGCTCCGCACTCCGCCCGGAGCGCCCCCGCGTGAACCCGTGGCCGCCGAGGCGGGCATCACTCTGACCGAGGTCGAGATCCGCTACCCGCAGGCCGCGACGCCCGCGTTGAGTGGGGTCGATCTGCGGATACCTCCGGGAAGCGCCGTGGCCGTGGTCGGCGCCTCGGGCGCGGGCAAGAGCACCTTGCTGGCGGCGATGACGGGGCTGATCGAGCCGAGCGCGGGACACATCGCCGTCCCGGAAATCCGATCGATGACCCAGGACGCCCATGTCTTCGGTACCTCGGTGCGCGCCAACCTCCTGTTGGCCAGGCCCGATGCCGATGAGCGGACGCTGCACGAGGCGGTGGCCATGGCCGGGTTGACCGAGGTGATCGAGCTGTTGCCGCAGGGTGTGAACACCGTCGTCGGCGAGGGCGGCCACCGACTGTCCGGCGGGCAACGCCAGCGGTTACTGCTGGCCCGGGCATTACTGGCCCGACCGGCCGTGCTGCTGCTCGACGAGCCGACCGAGGGGCTGGCTCCCGAGGCAGCCGACGCCGTTCTCGCCGAGGTGTTGGCGAGTCGGCGGGGACGAACCACCGTCGTGGTCACGCATCGCGCCGAATCTCTGTCGCTGTTCGACACGGTGGTGCTGCTCGATGCCGGTCGCATCGCGGCGATCGGCTCGGATGCGGTGCTGCGTCGAGACGATCCGACCTACCGAGAGGTGTTCACGGTGGATGTCGTCCGCTGA
- a CDS encoding cytochrome ubiquinol oxidase subunit I, protein MSSETLDLARLQFAITAGAHFLFVALTLGLVTIVACLQTRATLTHSPIHWRMTRFWGQLYVINYAVGIVTGIVMEFQFGMNWSGLGHFAGNVFGAGLAMETLVAFFLESTFLGLWIFGWHRLNRWVHLALIWGITLTAYASAYWILVTNGFLQNPVGYRVEDGSLVLADLNALLTNHSAILPFFHILCGALVTGAFVMAGVSAFHLLRRTTEQEFFVRSLRIGVAVGLPALIFTASFGGMQFAPMGESQPAKLASYVGDQQELDRLEGELIGQFGPGEHLPPQEWVQTSATLMLASFGLMLMLSFGSALLMWFRPVVLRFRLWHVLLIAAIPMPFVAMLAGWVFREVGRQPWVVYGLLRVEEAVSPISSGAMRGSLIVFSVLFGLLVLVNYWLLARQAARGPDAVTLGSVPAETRRNPLPPATF, encoded by the coding sequence GTGAGTTCCGAAACGCTCGATCTCGCGCGGCTGCAGTTCGCGATCACCGCAGGCGCGCACTTCCTGTTCGTCGCGCTGACCCTGGGCCTGGTGACCATCGTCGCCTGCCTGCAGACCAGGGCGACCCTCACGCACAGCCCGATCCACTGGCGGATGACCCGGTTCTGGGGGCAGCTCTACGTCATCAACTACGCCGTCGGCATCGTCACCGGGATCGTGATGGAGTTCCAGTTCGGGATGAACTGGAGCGGCCTCGGCCATTTCGCGGGCAACGTCTTCGGCGCGGGGCTGGCGATGGAGACGCTGGTGGCGTTCTTCCTCGAATCCACCTTCCTCGGTCTGTGGATCTTCGGCTGGCATCGACTGAACCGGTGGGTGCACCTGGCGTTGATCTGGGGGATCACGCTCACCGCCTACGCATCGGCCTACTGGATCCTGGTCACCAACGGATTCCTCCAGAACCCGGTCGGCTACCGCGTGGAGGACGGAAGTCTGGTGTTGGCCGATCTGAACGCCCTGTTGACCAACCATTCGGCAATCCTGCCGTTCTTCCACATCCTGTGCGGTGCCCTGGTCACCGGGGCGTTCGTGATGGCCGGGGTGAGTGCGTTCCACCTGTTACGGCGCACCACCGAGCAGGAGTTCTTCGTGCGTTCGCTGCGGATCGGCGTCGCCGTCGGTCTACCCGCGTTGATCTTCACGGCGTCCTTCGGCGGCATGCAGTTCGCGCCGATGGGCGAGTCTCAGCCTGCGAAACTCGCGAGCTACGTCGGTGATCAGCAGGAGTTGGACCGGTTGGAGGGGGAGCTGATCGGACAGTTCGGCCCGGGTGAGCACCTGCCACCACAGGAATGGGTGCAGACCAGCGCCACCTTGATGCTGGCGAGCTTCGGTCTGATGCTGATGCTCTCCTTCGGCAGTGCACTGCTGATGTGGTTCCGCCCGGTGGTGCTGCGATTCCGGCTCTGGCACGTGCTGCTGATCGCGGCGATTCCGATGCCCTTCGTCGCGATGCTCGCGGGCTGGGTATTCCGCGAGGTGGGCAGGCAGCCGTGGGTGGTGTACGGGCTGCTTCGGGTCGAGGAGGCGGTATCGCCGATCTCGTCCGGGGCGATGCGCGGTTCGCTGATCGTCTTCTCCGTCCTGTTCGGACTGCTGGTCCTCGTCAACTACTGGTTGCTGGCCCGCCAAGCGGCCCGGGGCCCGGACGCGGTGACGTTGGGCAGCGTCCCGGCGGAGACCCGCCGCAATCCCCTTCCGCCAGCGACCTTCTAA
- the cydD gene encoding thiol reductant ABC exporter subunit CydD — MPRPMFVSWAVFAAVQGGLIIAQAELLARTIAGLETSWLGWLAAVIVVRACVARLFAGTTRRAGIAIRQDLGSRLLRHADSRRRGGEFGTLLGPGLAALDPYLTGYLPQLVISVIVPPLVLIRVGVADWISVLIILAALPLIPVFGILIGLRTREVTEHRWAELQRLGGHFRDVLAGLSTLRVFGRTGHQARVVREMATSHRRATMSALRVAFLSALVLELVCSLTVALVAVPIGLRLIAGDLALAPALVVLLLAPEALLPLRAMGTRFHAGAEGLAVAGRVRDILAEPSADGPAAAEAAAGGPDSAARQRVVVERIPPGRAVSGSEPLDVADRGRPVEITLVDVTVRYPGRDRPALDRVSLTVAPGERVAITGPSGAGKSTLLHVLLGFVAPDEGRVLIDGVEPGTDELAWARWSAAISWIPQQPRLFATTVLDNIRLGRPEADLSRVRAAASAADAAEFIDALPHGYATPIGERSSGVSAGQRQRIALARAFLRDTPVVLLDEPTARLDLHSESAVVDSAVGLLAGRTALVVAHRPAFVAMADRSVRLVEGRVVDGESPAAGPARPRVLA, encoded by the coding sequence GTGCCCCGTCCGATGTTCGTGTCCTGGGCGGTCTTCGCGGCGGTGCAGGGCGGACTGATCATCGCGCAGGCGGAGTTGTTGGCCCGCACCATCGCCGGACTCGAGACGAGCTGGTTGGGCTGGTTGGCCGCGGTCATCGTCGTGCGGGCCTGCGTCGCCCGACTGTTCGCCGGGACGACACGACGCGCAGGCATCGCGATCCGCCAGGACCTCGGTTCCCGGTTGCTGCGTCACGCCGATTCCCGACGGCGGGGCGGGGAGTTCGGCACCCTGCTCGGTCCGGGTCTGGCCGCCCTGGATCCCTACCTCACCGGCTACCTGCCGCAGTTGGTCATCTCGGTGATCGTGCCGCCGCTGGTCCTGATTCGAGTGGGGGTCGCCGACTGGATCTCGGTGCTGATCATCCTCGCCGCGCTGCCGCTCATCCCGGTCTTCGGGATCCTGATCGGGCTGCGTACCCGCGAGGTCACCGAGCATCGCTGGGCGGAACTGCAACGGTTGGGCGGGCACTTTCGCGACGTCCTGGCCGGTTTGTCGACGTTGCGGGTCTTCGGCCGCACCGGGCATCAGGCGCGGGTGGTGCGCGAGATGGCGACGAGTCACCGCAGGGCGACGATGAGCGCCCTTCGGGTGGCGTTCCTCTCGGCGCTGGTCCTGGAGTTGGTGTGCTCGCTCACCGTCGCGTTGGTCGCCGTGCCGATCGGGTTGCGGCTCATCGCAGGCGACCTCGCCCTGGCCCCGGCGCTGGTCGTCCTGCTGCTGGCACCGGAGGCGTTGCTGCCGCTGCGCGCGATGGGCACCCGCTTCCACGCGGGCGCGGAGGGCTTGGCGGTGGCGGGCCGGGTGCGGGACATCCTCGCCGAGCCCTCGGCTGACGGGCCCGCAGCCGCCGAGGCCGCAGCAGGCGGACCGGATTCCGCAGCCCGGCAGAGAGTTGTCGTCGAGCGCATCCCGCCGGGTCGGGCGGTGTCCGGATCCGAACCGCTCGACGTCGCCGATCGCGGACGTCCGGTCGAGATCACGCTGGTCGACGTCACGGTGCGCTACCCCGGCCGCGACAGACCCGCGCTGGACCGTGTCTCGCTGACGGTGGCTCCCGGCGAACGGGTGGCGATCACCGGACCCAGCGGTGCGGGCAAGTCGACCCTGCTGCATGTACTGCTCGGCTTCGTCGCCCCCGACGAGGGCCGGGTGTTGATCGACGGCGTCGAGCCGGGCACGGACGAACTCGCCTGGGCACGGTGGTCGGCCGCGATCTCGTGGATTCCCCAGCAGCCCCGACTGTTCGCGACCACCGTGCTGGACAACATCCGACTCGGCCGACCGGAGGCCGATTTGTCCCGGGTCCGGGCGGCGGCCTCCGCTGCCGACGCGGCCGAGTTCATCGACGCACTCCCCCACGGTTACGCCACGCCCATCGGCGAACGAAGCTCAGGCGTCTCGGCGGGTCAACGACAGCGCATCGCCCTGGCCAGGGCGTTCCTGCGCGACACCCCGGTGGTGTTGCTCGACGAGCCGACCGCTCGGCTGGACCTGCACAGCGAGTCGGCCGTGGTCGATTCCGCAGTCGGCCTCCTGGCGGGCCGCACCGCGCTGGTCGTCGCACACCGTCCCGCGTTCGTGGCCATGGCTGATCGCAGCGTCCGGTTGGTCGAGGGTCGCGTGGTGGACGGCGAGTCGCCTGCGGCCGGGCCGGCTCGACCGCGGGTGCTCGCATGA
- a CDS encoding cytochrome d ubiquinol oxidase subunit II, with product MEMIVIAALGFFATGYLVLGGADIGVGMLLPFLGRDHAERRVVIASIAPFFLGNEVWLIATVGVLIGGFPILDGVLLTGMLPVIVLLIAGWVTRDMGLWLRGRENNRVWWALCDGAIVLGSWAVAASWGWLFAGVFTGTLDRFAVGAGAVLVTLGITVVFAVHGLAFAALRCTGILRSRARRLSGEAGEARTFLLTSAVLAAITITAGLRLPLSDSAADGATLAVLAPVLLLLIPILAAIQGGVWWLFRHRVTGPSYL from the coding sequence ATGGAGATGATCGTCATCGCCGCCCTCGGTTTCTTCGCCACCGGCTATCTGGTGCTCGGCGGTGCGGACATCGGGGTGGGAATGCTGTTGCCCTTCCTGGGGCGCGACCACGCCGAGCGTCGGGTGGTCATCGCGTCGATCGCACCGTTCTTCCTCGGCAACGAGGTGTGGCTCATCGCGACGGTGGGGGTGTTGATCGGGGGCTTCCCCATCCTCGATGGCGTGCTGCTGACCGGGATGCTCCCGGTGATCGTGCTGTTGATCGCCGGATGGGTCACCCGCGATATGGGTCTGTGGCTGCGTGGCCGCGAGAACAACCGGGTCTGGTGGGCGTTGTGCGACGGCGCGATCGTGCTGGGCAGCTGGGCGGTCGCCGCGAGCTGGGGGTGGCTGTTCGCTGGTGTGTTCACCGGGACACTCGACCGATTCGCCGTCGGTGCGGGGGCGGTGTTGGTGACGCTGGGGATCACCGTGGTCTTCGCCGTACACGGGCTGGCCTTCGCCGCGTTGCGGTGCACCGGCATCCTGCGCAGCAGGGCCCGGCGGTTGTCCGGCGAGGCCGGTGAGGCCCGCACGTTCCTGCTGACCTCCGCCGTGCTGGCGGCCATCACCATCACCGCGGGCCTGCGACTGCCGCTGTCGGATTCTGCGGCCGACGGCGCGACGCTCGCGGTGCTGGCGCCGGTGCTGCTGCTGTTGATCCCGATACTGGCCGCCATCCAGGGCGGGGTGTGGTGGCTGTTCCGGCATCGGGTGACGGGGCCGTCCTACCTATGA